The Rhopalosiphum maidis isolate BTI-1 chromosome 1, ASM367621v3, whole genome shotgun sequence genome has a segment encoding these proteins:
- the LOC113550021 gene encoding uncharacterized protein LOC113550021, with the protein MCAGFKKCHHNLNKLVADGCSSTTNLSAVRVQRKVLVDRVGKMTSVGVYGAQILMEIGTTAAAAVFEVHRALLSTERFEPVADLLDVLQRFLRLFALCKVSGDVTKAANEIVTILLDINPTTDTHLEDEVIIYF; encoded by the exons ATGTGTGCCGGATTCAAAAAATGCCATCACAACCTAAATAAATTGGTGGCAGATGGATGCAGCTCTACAACGA ACCTTTCAGCGGTCAGGGTACAGAGAAAAGTATTGGTTGACCGCGTGGGAAAAATGACCAGTGTCGGAGTGTATGGCGCGCAAATACTAATGGAAATTGGGACAACGGCTGCGGCTGCGGTGTTTGAAGTTCACCGAGCGCTCCTGTCAACGGAACGTTTCGAACCAGTGGCTGATCTATTGGATGTATTACAACGATTTCTCAGGCTGTTTGCCTTGTGCAAGGTTTCCGGTGACGTTACAAAGGCG gcaAACGAAATCGTGACGATCTTGCTGGACATAAACCCAACCACAGACACACATCTAGAAGACGAagtaattatctatttttag